The following nucleotide sequence is from Pygocentrus nattereri isolate fPygNat1 chromosome 25, fPygNat1.pri, whole genome shotgun sequence.
GATGTAGGGACTACTGCATATCCACTGTTATTAGGTCTGTTAATCTAATATTAGTTGTGAAATATATGCTTAGCACAGAAATCCATGCACAATGCAAACCGAgctgaaaggggaattccaccaatattttgaaaattctaaatatttcattcagAAAGGGTTAACGTGaatcagtcctgcatgttctcctccgccgtgaatggattaaaataaacgGGTTAAGGTAgtctttaaaacattttcacaaagctATCATAAACCATtgtgtcagacatcagacatCGATTCATAACCTTAATAATAGATGTTTTAGATGAAGGTTTCAGAGGCATTCACCTTTTGGTGTCTGGGTCCTATAACCAACACTATGAACAATACTGACTCATCAAGTTtctcatttcacaccaagccgctctgaatgactttatttacatctcaatcatttaatgatgcagaatttcttttaaaaaaatcagtggagtttccctgtaaaatcatattttacacAGTTAATCAAAGCCCCTAAGGGGcggtgtttattaaaaaaaaaaaagtaattattttcTTGCAATAATTTTGCACTTCTGCACAAACTATTGCAAGGGAATGCAAAAAAATGTTGCAACAATTATGATTATGAAAGTTGTGGTTTATGACAAACATTTCCccataataaaaatgaaagtaggTGGGAAAATTGAAATTACAAATCAATCAGTGTGTTTTTCTAGCTCAGTTTGAATCTGTTTAGAACTGTGCCGAAATTGCACAAAAGGCATCTGAAGCCGTTAGATTCACAAACTGTTTATTTTGGGCTGTATGCATTTATTTTCTCAGAAAGCtctaataatgaaataaatacaaacaacattAATAGAATAAGTAGCAGAAGTATGGTAAAGTTGTAGCTCATCAgacttcattatgttaaatcaggtgtgcctTTGATGGAGTGTAACAGATCAATGTAGTGGCTAGAGGCGTGCAAGAAACATATGGGACCAAACGTTGTTCTTCCAGTTTGAtatcaacttttttgaaaaataagacatttcttattaattgtatttgtgtgtttgtgtctgttctaatcattttacaagcaaaaatatGCTTATTTCCAATATACTTGGTTTTTAACAATGTGCATAGCACCCTACGACTATCATTTGTGTTGTAACCTGTTTCATGTGATTGATATGTTAAGCATGTTCTTGGGCTATCGGCCAGTCAACCTGGGCAAGAGAGCCAATGTTCATCTAAACCAGCGATCATCTTCTTTGATCTACCTACCTGCAAGTTTCACTCCCAGCAATGTCTAATGCTAATCTATTGAAGTAAATGGCAGTGTTTGAAATAGCATGCGGTGTACTTTATACCACAAAGTGCAGGAGTatgtactgtgtactgtatgcTACCCCTCAGAGTGGTGTACAGTACAGTGTCCAGATAGTAGCCACAATTACCATTATGTACCATGTACAATACAACAGGGTAGGAAGGTGACTAGACTCTTAACATCAGAGCCTGGAACCCAAGACCTGCCTTATTTTCTTAGCCCTCCAGTCACTGCTTAGCAGGTGTTGCATTGCATCATGGGACAGTATGTCATGAAAATAGCTCGGACTACTTACTTTAATATTTTGCCAGAGTACTACATTATCGAGGTGTCTTTGGTGAACTGGAGACATTTCATGTTTGGATGCATACTGCCAGAAGTATGGAAACGGCTGTTTTGAACATATAATTGAGTGGATGAGGTATAGCAGCTAAACGCTGCAGAAAGGTAGAGgagcagggttggtgaccagTGATCTAGGAATCATGTGCATAATTCGTTAATTATGATTGGCTTAACCAGTTTAAACCAACCTTCCCATCTGCACTGCACAGTATCATGATTTCCTTTTCCAACCCACCTGATTCCACCCAAAAAGTATGATGTGGCTCAGTTGCAGAGAAAATATGAAACCCCAGTGCCAATAGGCCGCAAGATCGCATCTGTGAAACACTGGACTAATCAAATCTCTTATTCATCAGAGTAAGCAATGAAGTCAGTGATTTATCTGCACTGTATAAAGCTTTTATATCAACCAGTGACATGCTGAACATTGTACGCTTTTCTGTCCATTCAGGAGATCTTTCAGAATACCCATGTACCCTCCTTATAACTTAAAAGTGAATGGATAGCATCAtcctgagtggtgcagttgTGTAAGAGTTGGCCCCATCATaaggagattgtgagttcgctccctggtgatgccacagccagtCGTGGCTGGGAGTGCAAGAGGGCTTAATTTAATTGGTCAACAAAATTTAATTcgtcaacaaaaaaacaaatgtgaaattaattcaaaatgggctgtttttgctgcttaaTTTCTGACTATAGACTTCAGCGAGTGAATAAAACATACTGAAGCTTTTATAATTCTTTACTGAACTAAACTCTCATGTCAAAAGTGAGTATGTTTGGGTTTTCCATTATTtggacctttttaaagtttgctGCTAAAATATAGCAGACAGGATCGTCATGGTCAACTACATTCTTTTAAGTTTCATggagctgctgcttttgttatgAAGTTAATCATGTAAGTTGTCAATGTTGTTAGTACTCTATGTATTCTATGTAAAATACTATTATTTGCATGCATTACTAAGTTGCATGGTCAATAAGGTGGAACGATTTCCTCTCTCACCTTGTCCTAGTTGCCAGTCGGAGTGCTGCACTGGTCCAGAAGCGACCTGAATCAACCACGACTGACACAAGGCGTGAGTATTAGCGGGCTTTCTAGCCtagaaatatttcaaaatctGGATTAAGGTAATATTATACctacaaaataaaatttgttaGTTGGAAGAAAAGTAAATTTGACTCTCTTTTAAACTATTGATCTCAAAAACTAAAGGTCTGCGTgcattaatcatttttttgttcagaATTCTGATTCTATTACATTAGTAATCAGGTTTTAAAAACACTTATGTCTgtggcaaaaatgtatttataaatgtcttactgtaagagagagaataaattaaaatatgcattatcatTGTGAAATTTTTCAGTTAATTATTGCCTATTTATTGAAATTCTTCATTTTAATGATTGGTTTTATTGCAGTTGTAACATCCCTAATCATGCATATATTATTGTTCTTAGTTTCAGGGACATTAGgttttaatttaatctaatGCACTTTTTACAGCTACGGTTAGGCCCAGGGATGCAGTCACTCACAACCAGCTGTCCCAGTTTGGGGAATATATTGCTGAGATTCTTCCTAAATATGTGCAGCAAGTTCAGGTAAAATCCTCTGATCAATTTTACTGACTCATTGTTTTGCCCATTTAGTGCAGCATGCAAAAGTATACAAGCATTAATTCCTATGTTCTATACTAATATTTATAGCTGATAAGTTCAAGATTGTGAAAATGGTTCCTACCTGTTTGTTTAAATAACATCTGAAGCATGTGTCCTCAGGTTACCTGCTACAATGAGCTGGAACTTATGATCCACCCAGAGGGAGTTGTACCTGTGCTCACCTTCCTTCGGGACCACACCAATGCCCAGTTCCGCAACATGATTGACCTCACAGCGGTGGATGTGCCCACTAGGCAAAACCGTTTTGAGGTCAGAACACTTAAGAGGAAGTCgggaaattaaaatataaattttctCGCTTTTTAAGACTATTGACTGAAATTTCCTTGATTTTTTGAGACTGTTGACAAAGATTCTGCTGATATTTcgagacattgtttttttttggtgtagGTTTTTTTATATGCATGCAGTAGTCCCACCAATGTATTGGTTGGCCAACAGTATCACATGATATTTATATTCCGATTTCACCAGTAACATGATCATGTACCATATCTGTCCCATATAAATACATTGCTTGTGTGTGCCAGTATgtgtgaattactcagttactctGGCTAATTGACAGGACTAGACAAAGGACTAGATGGAAGGAGACTGATCAGTAGGTCAATCGTGAAGTGGTTGGAGACAGTGTACTTTGTTGCCTTAGGAGTGGTGTATTGATAAAACTTAAATTAGACTCCTTGCCAATGCTGAAGATGATAAATGCTTGTCCCAAAATTCAGTATATATTACATTTCTATGCTATCACACGTGAAGTTGATGGTATCAttttgcagatgacaccacaGTGATTGAAATCTTTTGATTCTCATTTAACCTGCACTTGCTGTTTTTAGGTGGTTCTGTGTTGTGAATTACCAAATCTattatgtgtacatttttaagattaagattaagtgacccttattagtcccacaacggggaaatttcacctccgcatttaacccatctgtgaagtgaaacaccacatacactctagtgagcacacacacacacacacactagggggcagtgagcacacttgcccagagcggtgggcagcccaatctgcagcgcccggggagcagttgggggttaagtgtcttgctcaaggacacctcagtcatgtgctgtcggctctggggatcgaaccggcgaccttccggccacaaggctggatccctaacctccagcccatgactgccccctgtGTACAGACCTTTAGAAAGATTTACGTTAGTGGTAAAAGATCATGGATATTTGAAGAAAGTAGTGGACATGTGCTGAAACAAAATGGATCTTGACAATGCTCTTTATTTTTAGATTGTGTACAACCTGTTGTCCTTGAGGTTCAACTCTCGCATCAGAATAAAGACCTACACAGACGAGCTGACACCTGTCGACTCCTCAGTCCCTGTCCATCAAGTAGCCAATTGGTATGAGAGAGAGGTGCGTTATCCCTTTTGTTTCATCCATTTAAATGTGTCTTCCAAAGCACATATTAAAGAAACAGCTATCACATTCACAATAAAGAGTTTAAATGTTAATTCTGTGGCCTTCACTGTGGTTCTCAGGTATGGGACATGTATGGAGTTTTCTTTGCAAATCACCCCGATCTGAGACGAATCCTAACTGATTATGGTTTCGAAGGCCATCCATTCAGAAAAGACTTTCCTCTTTCTGGATATGTAGAGgtaaagatgctgagatttctcatttgaaatcattctgaaagATTTCTATTTGGTATGGAATGGTAGTGTTTTGCAACCTAATCTGTATCTGCAGCATCTGTATTGTGTGGTCAGTTGCCACAGACAGCAACTTTAATGTATTTCCTGGTACTTAACAACGGAAAAACTTACGTATTCTGAACACTTTGGCTATAGAAGCCAGAGGGCTGCTAACATGTGAGAATTGAGGTGACTGAAGTGGTTCCCTGCCGATTTAATCTGCCCTGACATAATATCTCCTCTTTATTGAAGATCTTCATAAAGTGACattagcaaacttcagataatAGTAAAGCATCTATAATGCCAGGGTGTCCAGCTCAGCAGAGAGACCGTCAAAGCGTCATATTACCTACTGTAGTGGTTAGACAAGAAATTCTGACAAAATATaatttgatgctttttttttctgtctacaCAAACGGGTACATTAAATGCagcaaaaagaataaaaacaatctGTAAAGCAAGTGGCCACTTGGGCCACAGCCTCTGCCTTTTAGTGGCCAAAATGTGGCCAGGGGCACAGGGCATTAGGCAGTGTCTACTCCTGGGTGCAGCAGAGATTCAGATGACaaatgctggagtattcctttaaaataataaaagggcTCATATCCCATGTAAAATGTCATAATTTATTCCTGCGTGACTATTTTTCGACTTATTTTTGTCCCctggaattaaacaggctgtttttgttgtgtctTTATATGAACACTACTTTGATTGGATGCCCtgaattgtgcctcatttaaaaagcagtccaggctgaaaacTTCTTTTTAACTTCATTATGAACGGTTGgcgctaaactgctgtaggctgaaaagggTCATATATGCAAGtctgttcatttttgttatataattcaaactgggctgtttttgcagtttagtttccatatgtaAATTGTACGTTGCAAAACtttcatcattttaaatacAACATCAAACTCATGTATTTCAATTTGGCCTTCCAAGATGGTCTTTAATATACTCTAGTAACATGCCTTATCTAATTTGTTTGACGTGCATAATATTAGAATTTGCATGCTCTTTACATTGCGAACTTCCtgcgtctgtgtgtctgtaggtGCGTTACGATGATGAAGTGAAGCGGGTGGTGGCAGAGCCTGTAGAGCTTGCGCAGGAGTTTCGGAAGTTTGACCTGAACAGCCCATGGGAGGCATTTCCTGCATACAGGGAGCCCAAAGATGCACCCAAGCTTGAGCCTGGAGACAAACCTGCAAAGTAAAACCCCTTCACCATCGCTCTGTTGTAGAACACCTGACAAACACACGCATCCTCCCATTGTTCTTGCTTGagtatttatgtaaataaaagaccATGTTTTGATGACTGTATCTCAGTCCTTTGTTGGGAGAAATCCTAAGTGTCTGAATAAAAAGACAATTTAAAGATGTTCTGTTTCCTCATTCACGGCTTGGGATCTTGTTAGACATAAAGAGCAGAAAAAACTGTACGGAAGTGAAAGTATGGCTCAAAGTCTTACTCGGTGGAATTATGAAGCCAAATATATATTTGAGTAAAAGTCAGAAAGTGTCCATATTTAAACATGCTGAagtatatgaaaataaatgttttaacaaatttaaaatattctttGTTTGGTGCAGTGACCAATCAGTGAATTAGTCCTGACTCAAATTAGCACAGTTGTGGTCAGTTTTGTTTCTATTGATATGAATTCAGTTGAACGTTTTATTTGAAAGATTTGTAACATGTACATTGAAAgtctaaatgaaaatggaaaaattataatatattttcCACCTTGGAAATGTTACAGTCTAAATGTACAGGTTTTCAGTTTCAATCCTAAACAAGTAAAGTACAAATCTACCAAATAATACTTagtcctatgcaaaagtttgaacacccctgctCAGAATGGTTTCCTGATTTCCTAAGTGGTACAAAAATGACTACATCCTCTACATGAAAGAacttaaatgtgcattttctgtaaatttcagCACACagtatctgtttatttgctgaatttaacatacaacAAAAACGTATCATAGGTTTTGCCCAAgccacatgttttttttttccagtcttaAGCTGATTGTGTGTTGCCATGTGCAGAACTGTgatctttgtagaggatgttaactcTACAAAGATTGGGAGGTACAGTACTACTGAATGGCTTGTCTGCAGGGAAAGTGCTTGGTGATGCCTTTTAATAGTAATTAGCACAGAAAAgtgtatatagatagatagataggttgTAATACAATGTAACTTAAACATACAGACCAAATCACAATTGTGGAGTTTTTCAGATGAGTGTACAGTGAACAAGATTAAGCCTAAAAAGCCTAGGGATAGTGAAGAAGACTGAGAATAGTAGAAGAAGCAACATGTAATTGTGTGTAGTTTAATTGACAAATTATAAAAGTTAACAATTAAGATTATGACAGTGAGAAGTACAGGAGGAAAAGGACGAGTTCAAGCCAGTTGTTGAGAAGCTGGTCTCCTATGGAGGTGACGTGTGGGTGGCGTTGGCCTTGAACTGTCTCTGTGATGGACAAGGACAAGTACAAGGCCCTGACGGAGGGAGCTGGCAGCTAATGACCCTTTCAGAAACCTGGTCTTGAAGAGATTGGAAACAGACAGCGATGGAGATAGTGAGGACACTCAATAATGGCAGAGAGGAACTGGGTCAGGATGCACTTAAAAACCTTGAGCTTCCTGAGCTGACACTGAACGAACTGACTGTCCTGAGCTTTAATTGTAAGTGTGGAAATGTTACTGTCCTACTTAAGGAGGTTGCTGTTGATAAACCCTAAGAACTTGTGTAGGTATCCACACATGTCCAGCAGGTGGCAACATTACTGAACGTGCTCAAGTCAGAACCTCAAAGCTCTGTACCTTAGACCAGGAGTCTTTGCTAACTGCATATTACCATACTAAACAGTATGTCAAAACTAATACACCACCAAGAGAAGTTCATTCATCAGTGTAGTATAATAGAAGATTTTGGGCACAGCTGTAATCGAAGGTACATAGCACGATTTAGTGAATTCCTTGCTTAGGCACACAGTTAATCTATAGTTGCCAGGTTTAGAAGGACTAGAGTTAGCCTTTGGTTTTTGAACACCAGCTTGCTGCCATGCACTATTTTATCTATTGGCGTAAGCCAGAATAGTGACTACGGTCAACCTTatgaacatatttaaaaatcaaaagtGAGGTTTTCTCTTCCTCCACAAAGCTAGTGTGGCTAACAAGTGATGATCTAAGTATTAGCATTGTGTAACTTGCAAGCAGAGTCAGCTCAAGAATGtagagttgttaagtaatcccCAATAGATTTTCATATGTGATTCTGAcacaatattttaccatttaaaacaaaaatgctttGCTTAGCTAAAAACAGAAGTAGCACCCATTTGAGGCCTGCTTTTTGCTGCTTGTCCATTTTGTAGGTAACTCTGTAACACATAGTGTCAGAAAGAAAATAAGCAAGTTTGACAAACAGCTCCAGATGCCCTGTCGGCAAAAGGATAGTGGGCCGCTGCTGGCTCGTGGACAACAAATCTCATGGCCCACTGGCCTTTTTGCTTAGCCTTTTCCAGGCAGCCCAGTGGTTGCTAATGCAGTCTTAGACAAAATGCCACTTTTCATCTTTTGTTTTCCACTCGCAGTCCAACTGACTTCCTCCTTCATTTCTATCTTTCCTTATgttttgtaaattagtttagaaAGTAATATCAACAGTGTCATACATACAGCTGAGATCAGTCTgtcaacattttcaacaaaatccaATCAAATTACTCTCAACTgtttgttatattattatattgtaatattttattttccaaaactgtaaaaaaaacaaccaaaaaaaaaatttgactgattgattttaagttaagtttccttttttacagtgaactgtGGGATGATGCAGACATGCTATTTGCGTGATGCTCCATTGACTTTGTAACTCAAGTGCAAAATCTGACTTGGGATAAGACGAGAACtgggtaaattagatttttcactaaAGTATTCCTAGATACCAAAGACCAATCTGACTTAACCGCAGCCACActtcataaaaataaagagaagCTTATGTGCAAGCGAATGCAAACACCTGATGCATACAAAGTAACTTGGTGTGTACATTTCAAATATGAATGGAATTAGACTATGTACAACATATATCTTAGGTGTAACATACATCCATAGGAGAAAACACAGGCGTTACCTCAGTCttagaaagacagaagagaagcGAAGGCCACATAAGTAGCGGCAAAAATAGAAGTGCTACAGCTAATAATGCTAGTGTTACTGCTGAAAATAAGGTAATTGCTAGCACTTATACTGTAAAAAAGGCAAGTGCTGATTAAAATACTGATTCTAGAAATACAAATGCTCATAGGTTCCTCCTAGTTGAGATTGTCTGTTCCCcgaacagaacaaaacattaaaaagcctCAAAAAGTTTGCTCTAGTAACCTGATTAATAATAACCAGTTATACCAGTTTGTAATGAACAcacctttggtctaaaactaggactGCTTAACATAAGATATCTTACATCTAAAGCCatcattgtaaatgaaatgattacCAATCACGAttttgatgctctgtgcctcacagGACTGTGGATTAGGCCCGATTAATaccttagtctaaatgaagccacccACAGGCTACAGCTATAATCCTCGTTTAAACGGCcggggtggaggtatagcaaccatccatACGAAAGCTTTAGGTGTGAGCCAGAAAGTAGGCTACAATTTCTCTTCTTTACTTAATATGCTTGATCAAGGAACAAATAAGAATTCCTTTTCACTAGTTACAATTTACAGGCTTTACAAATTACAAattctcagttcttacaggaATTCTGTGAGTTTCTAAGTTGAATAATTTTttcaagtaaaaataataattgtctgagattttaatatccactttgACAATCCCCAAGATGCACTAAGTAAGGCATTTATATCTATTATAGATTCCATAGctttcacccaaattataaaggggcccacacaccacctcaaccacactctagacttaatactgaccttaGACATAGGAAACTTAGCCgttctcccccagagcacagccgtctcagaccattacttaatctcatatGAAGTTCACTTCAGTGGTAATGTACGTTCATCACCATATTATTATGTTAAGCGGACTATAAcgtcctccacagctggcagctttatcagaaaccttccTCGACTATCAGCTTCTGTCAGCTGTCCATCTAATCCTACCATTAGATATTATGACCAAGTTCTAAGAGGATACTTTTCAATCTACTCTAGATAATGTGGccccattaaaaagtaaaatactaAGGCAGAAAAATATACCCCTTGGTATAATGATCATACtcaagctttaaaacagactgccagacaactagagcgaaaatggcaCCTGACTAAACTAGAAATGTTCCTGTCCGCCTGGAAAGAGAGTCTTATtgactatagaagagctcttcCTGCAGCAcgctcagcctctctctctctgattttatgaatttcattagtgataaaatttttaaaaatgaggcaGAATACACAATCTCAACAAACCTGCTGCCTTATAATGCCAGTCTAAAGCTTGAAAATgctgagttgaacagctgcctatcctgtgcgcctgatgctgttgcctcgatcgggtgcccactgctcgccagccttctggaccagcttgaccaccattgagcttcttgctgtacagcactgtgcagtcCGCatcctcagatgctgctgccgccgctgcataatcataaactaatcaaattaaccactgcctacctgtttttcccgctttgtatactttatactaacactgtctgctatctggtgtcgaacagaggaggatgggttccccttctgagccttggttcctctcaaggtttcttcctcttgctcttagggagtttttcctcgccactgtcgccactggcttgctcttgggggcttggacccggattttcttttctttttctttctgtaaagctgctttgtgacaagcactatataaataaactttgcctGCTTGCTGAGTACAAAATCCTGCTTCATGAGCGCGTTGAGATGCAAGTTGTTGTGTACACATCATGACCTCTCCCCTGTAGACTGTAGATGAGATGGTTGTGTCATTCACAAATGTCAGCAGCCTGACTGATGGTGTACAGGGCTGGGGTGCTTATAGAAGGGGGTTCTGACAGCTGGGTCCTAGCCACACATGCTGTCTCCTATTTGTAGGA
It contains:
- the ndufs3 gene encoding NADH dehydrogenase [ubiquinone] iron-sulfur protein 3, mitochondrial, yielding MAASLVRLVRGGISRSLNVASRSAALVQKRPESTTTDTRPTVRPRDAVTHNQLSQFGEYIAEILPKYVQQVQVTCYNELELMIHPEGVVPVLTFLRDHTNAQFRNMIDLTAVDVPTRQNRFEIVYNLLSLRFNSRIRIKTYTDELTPVDSSVPVHQVANWYEREVWDMYGVFFANHPDLRRILTDYGFEGHPFRKDFPLSGYVEVRYDDEVKRVVAEPVELAQEFRKFDLNSPWEAFPAYREPKDAPKLEPGDKPAK